The Streptomyces sp. NBC_01244 genome contains a region encoding:
- a CDS encoding PH domain-containing protein: MDTGTEGGTGLPEWVGLPGGLLSLRRLVLALWMSLFTVVTAVVLGMAVGPGWAAVGGFWLLVLAWGWVMLGRNWRSWRYAERADDLLISRGVMWREQTVVPYGRMQLVEVTSGPLERRFGLASVQLHTAAAATDAKIPGLAPEEAERLRDRLTELGEARSAGL, translated from the coding sequence TGCCCGAGTGGGTGGGCCTGCCGGGAGGGCTGCTGTCGCTGCGCAGGCTGGTGCTGGCGCTGTGGATGTCCCTCTTCACGGTGGTGACGGCCGTCGTGCTGGGGATGGCGGTCGGCCCGGGGTGGGCGGCGGTCGGCGGGTTCTGGCTGCTGGTGCTGGCCTGGGGCTGGGTGATGCTCGGACGGAACTGGCGGTCCTGGCGGTACGCGGAACGCGCCGACGACCTGCTGATCAGCCGGGGCGTGATGTGGCGGGAGCAGACCGTGGTGCCGTACGGGCGGATGCAGCTGGTGGAGGTGACCTCGGGCCCGCTGGAGCGCCGCTTCGGGCTGGCCTCCGTACAGCTCCACACGGCCGCGGCGGCGACCGACGCCAAGATCCCCGGACTCGCGCCCGAGGAGGCGGAACGGCTGCGCGACCGGCTGACGGAGCTCGGCGAGGCAAGGTCGGCGGGGCTGTGA
- a CDS encoding PH domain-containing protein, whose translation MTPPAGAEAGAGAEAGAGAGAGPAAGPGQERRLHFLTPLRRAWVPIAATIGIVAQQGENVAEWVTSVSTVLRVLGLVALVLAFGLYGFLSWWFTHYAVTDTELRIRSGLLFRRTAHIRLDRIQAVDVTRPLLARVAGVAKLRLDVIGTEAKDELAFLSEQDAVSLRAELLARAAGFTPAEAPLLGEAPERELLRVGPRDLAVSLLLTLTTWAILAGGIIGPSLVWWFSSNPWVAIVALLPVLGAMWAASAGRFLAEYDWRVAESPDGLRLDHGMLDRAHETVPPGRVQTVRLVEPLLWRRRGWVRVELEVAGSKNDVLVPVATRADAHAVVARVLPGVDLGGLVFEPSPRSGSRWVVPVWWKGYGLAVSADVFAARHGRLCRRTEIVPHAKVQSVRHSQGPWQRARGLADVHVDTGANGTVTARLRGAAQAAELLHAQAARSRTSRAAARPDRWMT comes from the coding sequence GTGACTCCTCCGGCGGGAGCAGAAGCAGGAGCAGGCGCAGAGGCAGGCGCAGGCGCAGGGGCGGGGCCCGCGGCCGGGCCCGGCCAGGAGCGGCGGTTGCATTTCCTCACCCCGCTGCGCCGTGCCTGGGTGCCGATCGCCGCGACCATCGGCATCGTCGCCCAGCAGGGCGAGAACGTCGCCGAGTGGGTGACGTCGGTTTCCACCGTCCTGCGGGTCCTCGGACTGGTCGCGCTGGTCCTCGCCTTCGGCCTGTACGGCTTCCTCAGCTGGTGGTTCACGCACTACGCCGTCACCGACACCGAACTGCGCATCCGCAGCGGGCTCCTCTTCCGCCGCACCGCGCACATCCGCCTCGACCGGATCCAGGCGGTCGACGTCACCCGCCCGCTGCTGGCCCGCGTCGCGGGCGTCGCCAAGCTGCGGCTCGACGTCATCGGCACCGAGGCCAAGGACGAGCTGGCCTTCCTCTCGGAGCAGGACGCCGTCTCGCTCCGCGCCGAGCTGCTGGCCCGCGCGGCCGGTTTCACCCCGGCCGAGGCCCCGCTCCTGGGCGAGGCCCCAGAACGGGAGCTGCTGCGCGTGGGGCCGCGCGACCTGGCGGTGTCCCTGCTGCTCACCCTGACCACCTGGGCGATCCTCGCCGGCGGGATCATCGGCCCCTCGCTGGTGTGGTGGTTCAGCTCCAACCCGTGGGTGGCCATCGTCGCCCTGCTCCCGGTCCTGGGCGCGATGTGGGCGGCCAGCGCGGGCCGGTTCCTCGCCGAGTACGACTGGCGGGTCGCCGAGTCCCCGGACGGGCTCCGGCTCGACCACGGAATGCTCGACCGCGCCCACGAGACGGTGCCGCCGGGCCGGGTGCAGACCGTACGGCTCGTCGAGCCGCTGCTGTGGCGCCGGCGCGGCTGGGTCCGGGTGGAGCTGGAGGTGGCCGGCTCGAAGAACGACGTCCTGGTGCCGGTGGCCACCCGGGCCGACGCCCATGCCGTCGTCGCCCGGGTGCTGCCAGGCGTCGACCTCGGGGGCCTCGTCTTCGAGCCCTCGCCCCGGAGCGGATCGCGCTGGGTGGTCCCGGTGTGGTGGAAGGGGTACGGCCTGGCCGTCTCCGCGGACGTGTTCGCCGCCCGCCACGGCCGCCTGTGCCGGCGTACGGAGATCGTCCCGCACGCCAAGGTGCAGAGCGTGCGCCACTCCCAGGGCCCCTGGCAGCGCGCCCGCGGCCTGGCCGACGTCCACGTGGACACCGGCGCGAACGGTACGGTCACGGCCCGCCTGCGCGGTGCGGCCCAGGCCGCCGAACTGCTCCACGCCCAGGCGGCCCGCTCCCGGACCTCCCGGGCCGCGGCCCGCCCGGACCGCTGGATGACCTGA
- a CDS encoding response regulator translates to MSFPTGPSIRVMLVDDQVLLRTGFRMVLAAQPDMEVVAEAGDGLEALEVLRATKVDVVLMDVRMPRLDGVEATRRICEPEEHPKVIILTTFDLDEYAFSGLKAGASGFMLKDVPPGELLAAIRSVHSGDAVVAPSTTRRLLDRFAPMLPSTSAEPRNKDVERLTEREREVMLLVAQGLSNGEIAARLVLSEATVKTHVGRILTKLNLRDRVQVVVLAYETGLVRAGGGGAA, encoded by the coding sequence ATGTCCTTCCCCACCGGCCCCTCCATCCGCGTGATGCTGGTCGACGACCAAGTACTGCTGCGCACCGGTTTCCGGATGGTGCTCGCCGCACAGCCCGACATGGAGGTCGTCGCCGAGGCCGGCGACGGCCTGGAGGCGCTGGAGGTGCTGCGGGCCACCAAGGTGGACGTGGTGCTGATGGACGTCCGAATGCCCCGCCTCGACGGGGTCGAGGCGACGCGCCGCATCTGCGAGCCCGAGGAACACCCCAAGGTCATCATCCTGACCACCTTCGACCTCGACGAGTACGCCTTCTCGGGCCTGAAGGCGGGCGCGAGCGGGTTCATGCTCAAGGACGTCCCGCCGGGCGAGCTGCTGGCCGCGATCCGCTCGGTGCACAGCGGCGACGCGGTCGTCGCCCCCTCCACGACGCGCCGGCTGCTGGACCGGTTCGCGCCGATGCTGCCGTCGACCTCGGCGGAACCGCGGAACAAGGACGTCGAGCGGCTGACGGAGCGCGAGCGCGAGGTCATGCTGCTGGTCGCCCAGGGCCTGTCGAACGGCGAGATCGCCGCCCGCCTGGTCCTGTCGGAGGCCACCGTCAAGACCCACGTGGGCCGCATCCTGACCAAGCTGAACCTGCGCGACCGGGTGCAGGTCGTGGTCCTGGCGTACGAGACCGGGCTGGTCCGCGCGGGCGGCGGCGGGGCGGCTTAG
- a CDS encoding sensor histidine kinase — protein MQRLYDFLRRHPTGVDSFWAVLFFGFSMAIVASEHQGTGSALLATPCVVALSTAVGLRRRRTAPAFWLTVATGLYQLAIGAQVSFYDSAMLVVLFTVAASDVPRWVSRTALGWGLLASPLYFLRMGVDKNASTTDSVLFVAFLMVPFALAWVMGDSLRTRRAYYAQLVERNQRLEQERAAQAKVAVAAERARIARELHDVVAHNVSVMVVQADGAAYVMDAAPEQAKEALQTISGTGRLALAEMRRLLGVLRTGEPQESEDYVPQPDVEQIEVLVEQVRAAGLAVDFEVEGAPRKLPSGVELTAYRIVQEALTNTRKHGGPTAKASVRLVYFDDGLGLLVEDDGRGAARELYTDGGADGAGHGLIGMRERIGMVGGTLDAGPRPGGGFRISALLPLKKR, from the coding sequence GTGCAGCGCCTCTACGATTTCCTCCGCAGACACCCGACGGGCGTCGACAGCTTCTGGGCTGTCCTCTTCTTCGGGTTCTCGATGGCCATCGTCGCCTCGGAGCACCAGGGCACCGGCTCCGCACTGCTCGCCACCCCCTGCGTGGTCGCGCTGAGCACCGCCGTGGGACTGCGCCGCAGGCGGACCGCGCCGGCGTTCTGGCTCACCGTCGCCACCGGCCTCTACCAGCTGGCCATCGGCGCGCAGGTGAGTTTCTACGACTCAGCGATGCTCGTCGTCCTCTTCACCGTCGCCGCCTCCGACGTGCCGCGCTGGGTCTCGCGCACCGCCCTCGGCTGGGGGCTGCTCGCATCCCCGCTGTACTTCCTGCGCATGGGGGTGGACAAGAACGCCTCCACCACCGACAGCGTGCTCTTCGTCGCCTTCCTGATGGTCCCCTTCGCCCTCGCCTGGGTGATGGGCGACTCCCTGCGCACCCGCCGGGCCTATTACGCCCAGCTCGTCGAACGCAACCAGCGCCTGGAGCAGGAGCGCGCGGCCCAGGCCAAGGTGGCCGTCGCCGCCGAGCGGGCCCGGATCGCCCGCGAGCTGCACGACGTCGTCGCGCACAACGTCTCGGTGATGGTGGTCCAGGCCGACGGCGCCGCCTACGTGATGGACGCGGCCCCCGAGCAGGCCAAGGAGGCCCTGCAGACCATCTCCGGCACCGGGCGCCTGGCCCTCGCCGAGATGCGCCGGCTGCTGGGCGTGCTGCGCACCGGCGAGCCGCAGGAGTCCGAGGACTACGTGCCGCAGCCCGACGTGGAGCAGATCGAGGTCCTGGTCGAGCAGGTACGGGCGGCCGGGCTCGCCGTGGACTTCGAGGTCGAGGGCGCCCCGCGCAAGCTGCCCAGCGGCGTGGAGCTGACGGCGTACCGGATCGTCCAGGAGGCGCTGACGAACACGCGCAAGCACGGCGGCCCCACCGCGAAGGCCAGCGTGCGGCTCGTCTACTTCGACGACGGGCTGGGCCTGCTCGTCGAGGACGACGGCCGGGGCGCGGCCCGCGAGCTCTACACGGACGGCGGCGCGGACGGCGCCGGACACGGGCTGATCGGCATGCGCGAACGCATCGGTATGGTCGGAGGCACCCTCGACGCGGGCCCCCGGCCCGGTGGCGGCTTCCGGATCAGCGCTCTGCTCCCCCTGAAGAAAAGGTGA
- a CDS encoding SAM-dependent methyltransferase has product MSTQGEGTAQAGPVRWRTAMERALYGPDGFYVRPGGPGPAGHFRTSVHASPLYARAVARLLLWVDGELGRPEELDLVDVGAGRGELLAGVLAALPPETAARVRPYGVERAGRPAGLDGRVRWVSEPPRGTRGLLFANEWLDNVPLDLAEDGAYVEVARDGTESRGGPLDGPDRAWLERWWPRAGVEAGAGRAEIGRPRDEAWAAAVATVERGLAVAVDYAHTRDARPPFGTLTGFRAGRETAPVPDGSCDVTAHVALDACAGPGAVLLTQRDALAALGVSGARPPLALASTDPVAYVRALSLAGEAAELTARGGLGDFGWLVQPVGVGRWPG; this is encoded by the coding sequence ATGAGCACTCAGGGTGAAGGCACGGCACAGGCGGGTCCGGTGCGCTGGCGGACGGCGATGGAGCGGGCGCTGTACGGCCCCGACGGCTTCTACGTCCGCCCCGGCGGGCCCGGCCCCGCGGGGCATTTCCGCACGTCCGTGCACGCCTCGCCGCTCTACGCGCGGGCCGTGGCCCGGCTGCTCCTGTGGGTGGACGGGGAGCTCGGCCGCCCGGAGGAGCTGGACCTGGTCGACGTAGGGGCCGGACGCGGGGAACTGCTGGCCGGGGTGCTGGCGGCGCTGCCGCCGGAGACGGCCGCGCGGGTGCGGCCGTACGGGGTGGAGCGCGCGGGGCGTCCCGCCGGGCTCGACGGGCGCGTCCGGTGGGTGAGCGAGCCGCCCCGGGGCACCCGGGGACTGCTCTTCGCCAACGAGTGGCTCGACAACGTACCGCTGGACCTCGCCGAGGACGGGGCCTACGTGGAGGTCGCGCGGGACGGTACGGAGAGCCGGGGCGGCCCCTTGGACGGGCCGGACCGGGCCTGGCTGGAGCGGTGGTGGCCGCGGGCGGGCGTGGAGGCGGGCGCGGGCCGGGCGGAGATCGGGCGGCCGCGCGACGAGGCCTGGGCGGCGGCCGTCGCCACTGTGGAGCGGGGGCTCGCGGTCGCGGTGGACTACGCCCACACCCGGGACGCCCGGCCGCCCTTCGGGACGCTGACGGGCTTTCGCGCCGGGCGGGAGACCGCGCCCGTCCCGGACGGGAGCTGCGACGTCACCGCGCACGTGGCGCTCGACGCGTGCGCGGGGCCGGGGGCGGTGCTGCTGACGCAGCGGGACGCGCTGGCGGCCCTCGGCGTCTCGGGGGCCCGGCCCCCGCTGGCCCTGGCCTCCACCGATCCGGTGGCGTACGTCCGGGCGCTGTCTCTGGCCGGGGAAGCTGCGGAACTCACCGCCCGCGGCGGGTTGGGCGACTTCGGCTGGCTGGTCCAGCCGGTCGGGGTGGGCCGCTGGCCGGGGTAA
- a CDS encoding M28 family metallopeptidase: MPSRRIAAATAALAAAALVSPLLLAGPAGATGSPQSDAARGDALARKLVKDSTGKGANNHLKVFQAIADYNKGTRVAGSKGHVQSAQYVEIVMRAAGYKVTKNEFDFVYVETVAETLKVNGPAGRDVPIKLMTYTASGPANGVTAQIAAAPVDADGTNGCEAADFAAGAFTGKVALIKRGGCAFAVKQQNAADAGAVGAVIYNNAAGALNGTIGAADAGKIPTGGVTLAEGERLAADAAAGPVEVTLDIREFRENRKTYNVIAETRGGDENNTVFLGAHLDSVAAGPGINDNGSGSAGILQVAQRLASSQTKIKNKVKFAWWSAEEFGLLGSEAYVDGLTEDQKKKIKLYLNFDMIASPNAAYFVYDGDDSDKVGSGPGPEGSAQLEKGINDFLDSKNIPREGTDFSGRSDYGPFIAVGIPSGGTFTGAEGIKTPEQAAKFGGQAGVAYDVNYHGKGDTIANIDQKALDINVDVIADAVGHYAYDLAPLGRPVVSEPSNGGGSGGGLHEGHDHATE; encoded by the coding sequence ATGCCCTCACGCCGTATAGCCGCAGCCACCGCCGCCCTGGCAGCCGCGGCCCTCGTCTCCCCGCTGCTCCTCGCCGGACCCGCCGGAGCCACCGGCAGCCCGCAGAGCGACGCCGCCCGGGGTGACGCGCTGGCCCGAAAGCTGGTCAAGGACTCCACCGGCAAGGGTGCCAACAACCACCTGAAGGTCTTCCAAGCCATCGCCGACTACAACAAGGGCACCCGCGTGGCGGGTTCCAAGGGCCACGTCCAGTCGGCCCAGTACGTCGAAATCGTCATGCGCGCGGCCGGGTACAAGGTCACCAAGAACGAGTTCGACTTCGTCTACGTTGAGACGGTCGCCGAGACCCTGAAGGTCAACGGCCCGGCCGGCCGCGATGTCCCGATCAAGCTGATGACGTACACCGCGAGCGGCCCGGCGAACGGCGTGACGGCGCAGATCGCCGCCGCCCCGGTCGACGCCGACGGCACGAACGGCTGTGAGGCCGCCGACTTCGCCGCGGGCGCCTTCACCGGCAAGGTCGCACTGATCAAGCGCGGCGGCTGCGCCTTCGCGGTCAAGCAGCAGAACGCGGCGGACGCCGGTGCGGTCGGCGCGGTGATCTACAACAACGCCGCGGGCGCCCTGAACGGCACCATAGGCGCCGCGGACGCGGGCAAGATCCCGACCGGCGGCGTCACGCTGGCCGAGGGCGAGCGGCTCGCCGCCGACGCCGCCGCGGGACCGGTCGAGGTCACCCTCGACATCCGCGAGTTCCGGGAGAACCGCAAGACGTACAACGTCATCGCGGAGACCCGGGGCGGCGACGAGAACAACACCGTCTTCCTCGGTGCGCACCTCGACTCCGTCGCGGCCGGCCCGGGCATCAACGACAACGGCTCCGGCTCGGCCGGCATCCTCCAGGTCGCGCAGCGGCTCGCGAGCAGCCAGACGAAGATCAAGAACAAGGTCAAGTTCGCCTGGTGGTCGGCGGAGGAGTTCGGCCTGCTCGGCTCCGAGGCGTACGTCGACGGGCTGACGGAGGACCAGAAGAAGAAGATCAAGCTCTACTTGAACTTCGACATGATCGCCTCGCCGAACGCCGCGTACTTCGTTTACGACGGCGACGACTCGGACAAGGTCGGCTCGGGCCCCGGGCCCGAGGGCTCGGCCCAGCTGGAGAAGGGGATCAACGACTTCCTCGACTCCAAGAACATCCCGCGCGAGGGCACCGACTTCTCGGGCCGCTCGGACTACGGCCCGTTCATCGCGGTCGGCATCCCCTCGGGCGGTACGTTCACGGGCGCCGAGGGCATCAAGACGCCCGAGCAGGCGGCGAAGTTCGGCGGGCAGGCCGGGGTCGCGTACGACGTGAACTACCACGGCAAGGGCGACACGATCGCGAACATCGACCAGAAGGCGCTCGACATCAACGTCGACGTCATCGCGGACGCGGTGGGGCACTACGCGTACGACCTGGCGCCGCTGGGCCGGCCCGTCGTCTCGGAGCCGTCCAACGGCGGGGGCAGCGGTGGTGGCCTCCACGAGGGCCACGACCACGCCACGGAGTAA
- a CDS encoding DUF5937 family protein: protein MSVTIDITGLPAERIGFAPSPLAELCMALHALSQPGHHPGLASWTATTAAALDPGLADRLLEGDFMWRSSFADLFMAFAGMPGGSGLPAATLAGELDVLDRLDDERFVTAALEHCRLALYNDGGGPSPLSDPLARAKALETASARGPQQLAFAVRVLDDTAGVRVWLRRLLEDCDEAFFAETWRRVEPRQSADARHKTEVLRRKGLPAVLKEVSSALSVDERLTTVTVDKMVHGSTTATDPRIGDGLLFVPTNFGWPHLLVLHAPGWRPVIHYPLGSPELASSPGSVELLQRRMEALAHPMRMMLCRNLARAPYTTGELAAANGITAPEVSRHLAVLKKAGLIQTRRQGRYVQHQLDLAAVARIGTDFIEGILR, encoded by the coding sequence ATGAGCGTCACCATCGACATCACCGGGCTCCCCGCGGAGCGGATCGGCTTCGCGCCGTCCCCTCTCGCAGAGCTCTGCATGGCGTTGCACGCGCTCTCCCAGCCCGGCCATCACCCCGGGCTCGCCTCCTGGACCGCCACCACCGCGGCCGCCCTCGACCCGGGCCTCGCGGACCGGCTGCTGGAGGGCGACTTCATGTGGCGCAGCTCCTTCGCCGACCTGTTCATGGCCTTCGCCGGGATGCCGGGCGGTTCGGGGCTGCCCGCCGCCACCCTGGCCGGCGAGCTCGACGTACTGGACCGGCTGGACGACGAGCGGTTCGTGACGGCCGCCCTGGAGCACTGCCGGCTGGCCCTCTACAACGACGGCGGCGGCCCGTCCCCGCTCTCGGATCCGCTCGCCCGGGCCAAGGCCCTGGAGACGGCCTCCGCGCGCGGGCCGCAGCAGCTGGCCTTCGCCGTTCGGGTGCTCGACGACACCGCCGGTGTCCGGGTCTGGCTGCGCCGGCTGCTGGAGGACTGCGACGAGGCCTTCTTCGCGGAGACCTGGCGCCGGGTCGAGCCCCGGCAGAGCGCGGACGCCCGGCACAAGACGGAGGTGCTGCGCCGCAAGGGGCTGCCGGCCGTGCTGAAGGAGGTCTCCTCGGCGTTGAGCGTCGACGAGCGGCTGACCACGGTCACGGTGGACAAGATGGTCCACGGGTCCACGACCGCGACCGATCCCCGAATAGGTGACGGCCTGCTCTTCGTGCCCACGAACTTCGGCTGGCCCCACTTGCTGGTGCTGCACGCCCCCGGCTGGCGCCCGGTGATCCACTACCCGCTCGGCTCTCCCGAACTGGCCTCCTCCCCGGGGTCGGTGGAGCTGCTGCAGCGGCGCATGGAAGCACTGGCCCATCCGATGCGGATGATGCTGTGCCGCAATCTGGCGCGTGCTCCGTACACGACCGGCGAGTTGGCGGCCGCGAACGGGATCACCGCCCCGGAGGTCTCCCGCCATCTGGCGGTGCTGAAGAAGGCCGGGCTGATCCAGACCCGCCGCCAGGGGCGGTACGTCCAGCACCAGCTGGATCTGGCGGCGGTCGCGCGGATCGGCACCGACTTCATCGAGGGCATCCTGCGGTAG
- a CDS encoding threonine aldolase family protein has product MVVAGRAASRKLSGSLREATVGELLAELGGLAPDPDEPGDIYGNGVVERLERRVAELLGTEDAAFFPTGTMAQQIALRCWAGRTGNPVVALHPMSHPERWEGGALSVVSGLRTVYPTGEPRQPTASELAELPEPFGTLMLELPLRDAGFLLPTWDELSALVDTARERDAVVHFDGARLWESTVHFGRSLPEIAALADSVYVSFYKSLGGLSGAALAGSASLVAEARVWRHRYGGQIFRQFPAALSALAGLERELPELPSYVAKARTVASAISSALAAAPEVPWFRVHPEVPHTHQFQVWLPYDADRLTEAGVRLAEETGTVLFRRWSPDGPPGLSVTEVEVTRPGLSWTDPEVTTAVADFVSRL; this is encoded by the coding sequence ATGGTGGTCGCCGGGCGGGCGGCCTCGCGGAAGCTGTCGGGCAGTCTGCGGGAGGCCACGGTCGGGGAGCTGCTGGCAGAGCTGGGCGGGCTGGCCCCGGACCCCGACGAGCCGGGCGACATCTACGGCAACGGGGTCGTGGAGCGGCTGGAGCGGCGGGTCGCGGAGCTGCTCGGCACCGAGGACGCGGCGTTCTTCCCGACCGGGACCATGGCCCAGCAGATCGCGCTCCGCTGCTGGGCGGGCCGGACCGGCAACCCGGTGGTCGCCCTGCACCCCATGAGCCATCCGGAGCGGTGGGAGGGCGGCGCGCTGTCCGTCGTCTCGGGGCTGCGGACCGTCTACCCGACGGGCGAACCGCGCCAGCCGACCGCGTCCGAGCTCGCCGAGCTGCCGGAGCCGTTCGGGACGCTGATGCTGGAGCTTCCGCTGCGGGACGCGGGCTTCCTGCTCCCGACCTGGGACGAGCTGTCGGCCCTGGTGGACACCGCCCGGGAACGGGACGCGGTGGTCCACTTCGACGGGGCCCGGCTGTGGGAGTCGACGGTCCACTTCGGCCGTTCGCTGCCGGAGATCGCGGCGCTGGCGGACTCGGTGTACGTCTCCTTCTACAAGTCCCTCGGGGGCCTCAGCGGGGCCGCCCTCGCCGGATCCGCGTCGCTCGTGGCGGAGGCGAGGGTGTGGCGGCACCGGTACGGGGGCCAGATCTTCCGCCAGTTCCCGGCCGCGCTGTCCGCCCTGGCCGGGCTGGAACGGGAGCTGCCGGAGCTGCCCTCCTACGTGGCCAAGGCGCGGACGGTGGCGTCCGCGATCTCCTCGGCGCTCGCCGCGGCTCCGGAAGTGCCCTGGTTCCGGGTCCACCCGGAGGTCCCGCACACCCACCAGTTCCAGGTGTGGCTCCCCTACGACGCGGACCGCCTCACGGAGGCGGGGGTCCGGCTGGCGGAGGAGACGGGCACGGTCCTCTTCCGCCGCTGGTCCCCCGACGGCCCGCCGGGCCTCTCGGTGACGGAGGTCGAAGTCACCCGCCCGGGCCTGTCCTGGACGGACCCCGAAGTCACCACGGCGGTAGCGGACTTCGTGTCCCGCCTCTAG
- a CDS encoding Rossmann-like and DUF2520 domain-containing protein: MATYRPVPPADRNGTEGLPRVNTAPQAERPARLSVGVVGAGRVGPALARALQQTGHRPVAVSGVSDASRRRAARMLPDVPVVSPAQVLEASDLVLLTVPDDALPSLVEGLAETGAVRPGQLLVHTSGRYGVSVLDPARRAGALPLALHPAMTFTGTEVDVQRLAGCSFGVTAPDELRLAAEALVIEMGGEPEWIAEANRPLYHAALALGANHLVTLVAQSMELLAKAGVEHPNRMLGPLLGAALDNALRSGDAALTGPVARGDAGTVAAHVSELRKHAPGTVAGYLAMARTTADRALAHGLLKPELAEDLLGVLADGATGIDPGPRSSEGREGGDL; encoded by the coding sequence ATGGCGACGTATCGTCCGGTACCCCCCGCGGACCGGAACGGAACGGAAGGCCTCCCCCGCGTGAACACAGCCCCCCAGGCGGAGCGCCCCGCCCGGCTCTCCGTCGGTGTCGTCGGAGCCGGCAGGGTCGGCCCGGCGCTGGCCCGCGCCCTGCAGCAGACCGGGCACCGGCCCGTCGCCGTGTCGGGTGTCTCCGACGCCTCGCGCCGCCGTGCCGCGCGGATGCTGCCCGACGTGCCCGTCGTTTCCCCGGCGCAGGTCCTCGAGGCCTCCGACCTCGTGCTGCTGACCGTCCCCGACGACGCCCTGCCGTCCCTGGTGGAGGGCCTCGCCGAGACCGGCGCGGTCCGCCCCGGACAGCTCCTCGTGCACACCTCCGGGCGGTACGGGGTCTCCGTGCTGGACCCCGCGCGCCGGGCGGGCGCGCTCCCGCTGGCCCTGCACCCCGCGATGACCTTCACCGGCACCGAGGTCGACGTGCAGCGCCTCGCGGGCTGCTCCTTCGGGGTGACCGCCCCCGACGAGCTGCGGCTCGCCGCCGAGGCCCTGGTCATCGAGATGGGCGGGGAGCCCGAGTGGATCGCCGAGGCGAACCGCCCGCTCTACCACGCGGCCCTCGCCCTCGGCGCGAACCACCTGGTGACCCTGGTCGCCCAGTCGATGGAACTGCTGGCCAAGGCGGGAGTCGAACACCCGAACCGGATGCTCGGCCCGCTCCTGGGCGCGGCCCTCGACAACGCCCTGCGCTCCGGTGACGCGGCCCTGACCGGCCCGGTGGCCCGCGGTGACGCCGGTACCGTCGCCGCGCACGTCTCGGAGCTGCGCAAGCACGCGCCGGGCACGGTGGCCGGGTACCTCGCGATGGCCCGTACGACCGCCGACCGCGCCCTCGCGCACGGTCTGCTCAAGCCCGAACTGGCCGAGGACCTCCTCGGCGTACTCGCCGACGGCGCGACCGGCATCGACCCCGGCCCCCGCTCCTCCGAGGGACGCGAAGGCGGCGACCTGTGA
- the panC gene encoding pantoate--beta-alanine ligase, which produces MILLDTADALHRLPRAAARAAGAGAEAGRRAVVMTMGALHEGHATLVRTARAHVGPTGQVVVTVFVNPLQFGANEDLDRYPRTLDADLLIAEEAGADAVFAPAVDEVYPGGDPQVRITAGPMGGRLEGATRPGHFDGMLTVVAKLLHLTRPDLAFFGQKDAQQLALIRRMVTDLNFPVEVVGVPTVREPDGLALSSRNRYLSAKERGAALALSRALFAGRDRLAAQAALRARAEAQAPPAGDERATGLARLGEIRASADAHAVAAAGAGLPEAVRAAARHVLEEAGRHDPPLVLDYLALVDPQDFTEAGHGFTGQAVLAVAAKVGATRLIDNIPLEFGAQP; this is translated from the coding sequence GTGATCCTCCTCGACACCGCGGACGCACTGCACCGACTGCCCCGCGCCGCTGCCCGCGCCGCCGGCGCCGGGGCCGAGGCCGGCCGCCGGGCCGTCGTGATGACCATGGGCGCCCTCCACGAGGGCCACGCCACCCTGGTCCGCACCGCCCGCGCGCACGTCGGTCCCACCGGCCAGGTCGTGGTCACAGTCTTCGTCAACCCCCTGCAGTTCGGCGCGAACGAGGACCTCGACCGCTACCCCCGCACCCTCGACGCCGACCTGCTCATCGCCGAAGAGGCCGGCGCCGACGCCGTGTTCGCCCCGGCCGTCGACGAGGTCTACCCCGGCGGCGACCCGCAGGTCCGGATCACCGCCGGCCCGATGGGCGGCCGCCTCGAGGGCGCCACCCGCCCCGGCCACTTCGACGGCATGCTGACCGTCGTCGCCAAGCTGCTCCACCTCACCCGCCCCGACCTGGCCTTCTTCGGCCAGAAGGACGCGCAGCAACTGGCACTGATCCGGCGCATGGTGACCGACCTGAACTTCCCCGTCGAGGTGGTCGGCGTACCGACCGTGCGCGAGCCGGACGGGCTCGCGCTGTCGTCCCGCAACCGCTACCTCTCCGCCAAGGAGCGCGGCGCCGCCCTCGCCCTCTCCCGCGCCCTGTTCGCCGGCCGCGACCGGCTCGCCGCGCAGGCCGCGCTGCGCGCCCGCGCCGAGGCGCAGGCACCGCCGGCCGGCGACGAGCGGGCCACCGGCCTGGCCCGGCTGGGCGAGATCCGCGCCTCCGCCGACGCGCACGCCGTCGCGGCGGCGGGCGCCGGGCTGCCGGAGGCCGTACGGGCCGCCGCGCGGCACGTCCTGGAGGAGGCGGGCCGGCACGATCCGCCTCTGGTACTGGACTACCTGGCGCTGGTGGACCCACAGGACTTCACCGAGGCCGGCCACGGCTTCACCGGTCAGGCCGTGCTGGCCGTCGCCGCGAAAGTGGGCGCGACCCGGCTGATCGACAACATCCCATTGGAGTTCGGAGCGCAACCGTGA